One Natronomonas moolapensis 8.8.11 genomic region harbors:
- a CDS encoding thioredoxin family protein, which yields MTPRKLLTIVVLVAVLGFGYYSMNAAPVLSNHEYTYQGGLEWNEDPEEALSAAERQDKPVLVYYWTTWCTYCQTYDEEHYQDEDIRDVLEEYVLLAINLDEPGAGANMAAEHGANYPPQHVIITHNREDVSELGGYVERDRFLGELRRGLDSTAT from the coding sequence ATGACGCCACGAAAGCTACTGACGATCGTCGTGCTCGTTGCGGTGCTGGGGTTCGGCTACTACTCGATGAACGCCGCGCCGGTCCTCAGCAATCACGAGTACACGTATCAGGGCGGCCTCGAGTGGAACGAGGACCCCGAGGAGGCGCTTTCGGCCGCGGAGCGACAGGACAAGCCGGTCCTCGTCTATTACTGGACGACGTGGTGTACGTATTGTCAGACCTACGATGAGGAACACTATCAAGACGAGGACATCCGGGACGTCCTCGAGGAGTACGTCCTGCTCGCTATAAACCTCGACGAGCCCGGGGCGGGCGCGAACATGGCGGCCGAACACGGCGCGAACTACCCGCCACAACACGTCATCATCACCCACAACCGCGAGGACGTCTCGGAGCTGGGCGGCTACGTAGAACGCGATCGCTTCCTCGGCGAACTCCGCCGTGGGCTCGATTCGACGGCGACCTAA
- the ccsA gene encoding cytochrome c biogenesis protein CcsA → MLSLQTIPTPGTALIALAAFASSLAAILLLYSYIDRTDDLHRVTLGAAGVSAGALVAAHSYLTYQFVTGDYTNAYVWRNTADYLPILYRFTGAYASHEGSILLWATLAAVVAAWTVFSDSFEGRGSRLVQGISLSIVAVFATMLVAQSPFTPIETAFPDTPSGFVPPDGDGLNPLLVNPWMAIHPPITFSAYSLLIVPFALGVAHFVSLFRGEESVFEAWLPSTVTWLRVSWLLLTAAIVFGGIWAYSVLGWGGFWSWDPVETAVLVPWLALTASLHAINRYRTSGEYAVFAPASAALAFPIVVFATTVVRSGVFRSVHSFASGGIGTGILFLLGVTGSVALALPLAYWLLAADEPDRPADESWLSRRTVYHVAVLAFAVLAFISMWGLAFPVIRNAATGVEVSVSQDHYNLWSYPVVVLTLLAGGLYALLDTGRRRLALGAAGGAALLTAVGAFVAPTPSWYLSDPSSLDPLVYRVVGNASVLSIVPPAAFFAGGWITRYVSRVRGVPSTSFKLRETGIVSIHIGAAVLVVAVSFVYLFSTSASVAVIGVDEVGNDPEPIVEDVPDSEYTVEITDYEAVGEPTIEEAARSPSEVLRVDEDVSIVRGEITETDDIEGTAVARLDGSDVWLANADGTATFEAGTEVIARGTVFEVDSGGPGGTVYVYTDGPNMGPLSDPPREVHTPRVTSHELDVTVYEGDRRVASGTVAEQEYLRAEMNTNDPIIERSITGDTYVVGSMNGPGATITVDTYPLANQIWLGVLLMLFGMVTLTVADGWFRTR, encoded by the coding sequence ATGCTCTCGCTTCAAACGATACCCACCCCGGGGACTGCGCTCATAGCTCTCGCGGCGTTCGCAAGCAGTCTCGCAGCGATACTTCTGTTGTACAGCTACATCGACCGAACCGACGACCTCCACCGCGTGACCCTCGGTGCTGCGGGCGTCTCCGCCGGGGCGCTGGTCGCCGCCCACAGCTACCTCACCTACCAGTTCGTCACCGGCGACTACACGAACGCCTACGTCTGGCGGAACACGGCCGACTACCTCCCGATTTTATACCGGTTCACCGGCGCGTACGCCAGCCACGAGGGATCGATCCTCCTGTGGGCGACGCTGGCCGCCGTGGTCGCGGCGTGGACCGTCTTCTCCGACAGCTTCGAAGGGCGCGGTTCGCGGCTCGTCCAGGGGATCTCGCTGTCGATCGTCGCCGTCTTCGCGACGATGTTGGTCGCACAGAGTCCCTTCACCCCGATCGAGACTGCCTTTCCCGACACGCCGTCGGGCTTCGTTCCCCCCGACGGCGACGGGTTGAACCCGCTGTTGGTCAATCCGTGGATGGCGATCCATCCGCCGATCACGTTCTCGGCGTACTCGCTTTTAATCGTCCCCTTCGCCCTTGGCGTGGCGCATTTCGTCTCGCTGTTCCGGGGCGAGGAGAGCGTCTTCGAGGCGTGGCTGCCGAGCACGGTGACGTGGCTTCGGGTCTCGTGGCTCCTGCTCACCGCCGCGATCGTCTTCGGCGGTATCTGGGCCTACAGCGTGCTCGGCTGGGGTGGCTTCTGGTCGTGGGACCCCGTCGAGACCGCGGTGCTCGTCCCGTGGCTCGCGCTCACGGCGTCGCTGCACGCGATCAACCGCTATCGGACGAGCGGCGAGTACGCGGTGTTCGCCCCGGCGTCGGCGGCGCTCGCCTTCCCGATCGTCGTGTTCGCGACGACCGTCGTCCGCAGCGGCGTCTTCCGGAGCGTCCATTCCTTTGCCTCGGGCGGGATCGGGACCGGCATCCTCTTTTTGCTGGGCGTCACCGGTTCTGTCGCGCTTGCGCTTCCGCTTGCGTACTGGCTCCTTGCGGCGGATGAACCGGACCGACCGGCGGACGAGTCGTGGCTGAGCAGACGGACCGTCTACCACGTCGCCGTCCTCGCCTTCGCGGTGTTGGCGTTCATATCCATGTGGGGGCTCGCGTTCCCGGTCATCCGAAACGCGGCGACCGGCGTCGAGGTGAGCGTCAGCCAAGATCACTACAACCTCTGGAGCTACCCGGTCGTCGTCCTCACGCTGTTGGCCGGGGGACTCTACGCGCTCCTCGATACCGGACGACGCCGACTCGCACTCGGCGCGGCGGGCGGTGCGGCCCTCCTGACGGCCGTCGGGGCGTTCGTCGCGCCGACGCCGAGTTGGTATCTCAGCGACCCGAGTTCGCTCGATCCGCTGGTCTACCGGGTCGTCGGGAACGCGAGCGTCCTCTCGATCGTTCCGCCGGCAGCGTTCTTTGCGGGAGGGTGGATCACCCGGTACGTCTCCCGGGTCCGCGGCGTCCCCTCGACGTCGTTCAAACTCCGCGAGACCGGGATCGTGTCGATTCACATCGGCGCGGCGGTGCTCGTGGTCGCCGTCTCGTTCGTCTACCTGTTTTCGACCTCGGCGTCGGTCGCCGTCATCGGCGTCGACGAGGTCGGAAACGACCCCGAGCCGATCGTCGAAGACGTCCCCGACTCGGAGTACACCGTCGAGATAACCGACTACGAGGCTGTCGGCGAGCCGACGATCGAGGAAGCCGCCCGTTCGCCCTCGGAGGTGCTCCGAGTCGACGAGGACGTCTCGATCGTCAGGGGCGAGATAACCGAGACGGACGACATCGAGGGCACCGCAGTCGCGCGTCTCGACGGGTCGGACGTGTGGCTGGCGAACGCCGACGGCACCGCCACGTTCGAGGCCGGCACCGAGGTCATCGCTCGTGGGACCGTCTTCGAGGTCGACAGCGGCGGCCCCGGCGGAACAGTCTACGTCTACACGGACGGCCCGAACATGGGACCGCTCTCGGACCCACCACGGGAGGTCCACACGCCTCGGGTGACCTCGCACGAACTCGACGTGACGGTGTACGAGGGGGACAGACGAGTGGCCTCGGGGACCGTCGCCGAGCAGGAGTATCTCCGCGCCGAAATGAACACCAACGACCCGATCATAGAGCGCAGCATAACAGGCGATACGTACGTCGTCGGGTCGATGAACGGCCCCGGCGCGACGATCACGGTCGACACCTATCCGCTCGCGAACCAGATCTGGCTCGGCGTCCTGTTGATGTTGTTCGGGATGGTGACACTCACCGTCGCCGACGGCTGGTTCCGAACGCGCTGA
- a CDS encoding heme exporter protein CcmB, which translates to MSALGRYVRVVYEVARKDLLVEARSKRTINAAFVFALLIVVVFSFVFGEQVDSRDILARGALWIAVVFGGVVGMSHAVAREGHNGALDGLLLAPVDRSAVYLGKVVSSTAFVAVVGVLSTGFVVVFLDYAFPPGTLSTLVVVVFLAAVGFSSVGVLVSVLMLHTGLRESLLPVLLIPLVVPILLSGTELTRVALSAPMTSAWFRILVTYDGVMLLAGWMTFEYVVEG; encoded by the coding sequence ATGAGCGCCCTCGGCCGGTACGTTCGGGTCGTCTACGAGGTGGCCCGCAAGGACCTGCTGGTCGAAGCTCGAAGCAAGCGGACGATCAACGCCGCGTTCGTCTTCGCGTTGCTCATCGTCGTCGTGTTTTCGTTCGTCTTCGGCGAACAGGTCGACAGCCGCGACATCCTCGCCAGAGGGGCCCTCTGGATCGCCGTTGTCTTCGGTGGCGTCGTCGGGATGAGCCACGCGGTCGCCCGCGAGGGACACAACGGGGCGCTCGACGGGCTCCTCCTCGCCCCGGTGGATCGATCCGCCGTCTACCTCGGAAAGGTCGTGAGTTCGACCGCCTTCGTGGCCGTCGTGGGGGTGTTGAGCACCGGGTTCGTCGTCGTCTTCCTCGATTACGCGTTCCCGCCGGGGACCCTTTCGACGCTCGTCGTCGTCGTGTTCCTGGCTGCGGTGGGATTCAGTTCGGTCGGGGTGTTGGTATCGGTGTTGATGTTGCATACCGGGCTTCGAGAGTCGCTGTTGCCCGTCCTGTTGATCCCGCTCGTCGTCCCCATACTGCTTTCGGGAACCGAACTGACCCGGGTGGCGCTGTCGGCCCCGATGACCTCGGCGTGGTTTCGGATCCTCGTGACATACGACGGGGTGATGTTGCTGGCGGGATGGATGACCTTCGAGTACGTCGTCGAGGGATGA
- a CDS encoding ABC transporter ATP-binding protein produces MSIVSVAGVSKRFGAHVGVSDVSFRLADGERAVVVGANGAGKTTLIRMLASLSRPTSGEIEIGSESLVDGRAGVRSRIGVLTHETMLYEDLTARENLRLHARLHGVEESVCGELLETVGLAERGSERVAGFSHGMGKRVALARALVHDPDVLLLDEPYTGLDRASLDRIEAVLEDLDDRTVLAATHDLERGVRLADRVLFMNDGRLIEDASADRFASVEAALERYEQLCRGPAGSERGASDRSGNENRSRNQNQNRNENGSEE; encoded by the coding sequence ATGTCGATCGTCTCGGTTGCCGGTGTCTCGAAGCGCTTCGGCGCACACGTCGGCGTCTCGGACGTCTCCTTCCGGCTCGCCGACGGGGAGCGGGCCGTCGTCGTCGGAGCCAACGGTGCCGGAAAGACGACGCTCATCAGGATGCTCGCGTCGCTATCGCGCCCGACGTCCGGGGAGATCGAGATCGGATCCGAATCGCTCGTCGACGGACGCGCCGGCGTTCGTTCGCGGATCGGCGTGCTCACCCACGAGACGATGCTGTACGAGGACCTCACCGCGCGGGAGAATCTCCGACTCCACGCACGGCTGCACGGCGTCGAGGAGTCGGTCTGTGGGGAACTACTCGAAACGGTCGGTCTCGCCGAACGGGGCAGCGAGCGGGTCGCCGGGTTCTCCCACGGAATGGGAAAGCGCGTCGCCCTCGCCCGCGCGCTGGTTCACGATCCCGACGTGTTGCTTCTCGACGAGCCTTACACCGGTCTCGACCGGGCCTCGCTCGACCGCATCGAGGCGGTTCTGGAGGACCTCGACGACCGGACGGTACTGGCTGCGACCCACGACCTCGAACGCGGCGTCCGGCTGGCCGATCGGGTGTTGTTCATGAACGACGGCCGACTGATCGAAGATGCGAGCGCCGATCGGTTCGCGTCCGTCGAGGCGGCCCTCGAGCGGTACGAACAGCTCTGTCGAGGGCCGGCCGGGAGTGAACGCGGAGCAAGCGACCGGAGCGGGAACGAGAACCGGAGCCGGAACCAGAACCAGAACCGGAACGAGAACGGGTCCGAGGAATGA
- a CDS encoding cytochrome c maturation protein CcmE domain-containing protein, producing MNRKAKAIGGGVGIVVLLAILASTTMGATAEFVSPTDLEETDAHEGDLVKLEGRVVNLQDGDRITFDVADANHTKAVVYDGQMPETMSKGRLVVAEGHFDGETVHADSLTVRAHEGEDAAPEGHDHSYNGTGNDYEGTDVPSAPS from the coding sequence ATGAACCGGAAGGCGAAGGCGATCGGCGGCGGCGTCGGAATCGTCGTCCTCCTGGCGATTCTGGCGTCGACGACGATGGGTGCGACGGCGGAGTTCGTCTCCCCGACGGACCTCGAGGAGACCGACGCCCACGAAGGCGACCTGGTGAAACTCGAGGGCCGGGTGGTCAATCTCCAGGACGGCGATCGGATCACGTTCGACGTCGCTGACGCGAACCACACGAAGGCAGTCGTCTACGACGGCCAGATGCCCGAGACCATGTCGAAGGGGCGACTCGTGGTCGCGGAGGGCCACTTCGACGGCGAGACCGTTCACGCCGACTCGCTCACGGTCCGGGCGCACGAGGGTGAGGACGCCGCTCCCGAGGGGCACGATCACAGCTACAACGGAACGGGCAACGACTACGAGGGAACCGATGTCCCGTCGGCACCGTCGTGA
- a CDS encoding molybdopterin-dependent oxidoreductase, with protein MNDKLSLRAVALFASGVSAVATSFAMYATGGSFVVSSFNRIVLGYLPGWFVSGVLQRFGSVALEMSMLFSGVLLSVVLGAAAVGGYALGSRALPSYNRPVGVFVAAALVFFGAFVIVGSAAAVVAPAVVGGVVAAYFLRRTPGSGDVDVERRSIVRAVGGVAMFNVVAHAAGLLRRDQTQRAERELQQRASRVQSEHMLSEAAAAGLDAEGIKPLIAEIGEFYKVDINPSPPSVDADAWSLSITGLVDEELELSYEDVLGYDVVHRYKTIRCLSDGIDGDTMDTAVWTGCRVEDILEAAGTNGEYAMLNGADDYWYSLPLSDLEDAVLAYGMNGLELPQAHGYPVRLLVPDRWGKLHVKWLTDIEIISEDESGYWEEKGWHGMGPVNAVTKIDRINRPSGRIQICGHAYAGARGVEAVEVSVDGGETWNEATLSQPLPDPDTERQWVYEFEPDRDSHEVYARTIDGEGSVQPEERTEPYPNGATGWVSRTLRAE; from the coding sequence ATGAACGACAAACTGTCCCTGAGGGCTGTTGCACTGTTCGCCAGCGGGGTTTCGGCCGTTGCGACCTCGTTTGCGATGTACGCTACCGGTGGATCGTTCGTCGTCTCCTCGTTCAACCGGATCGTTCTCGGGTACCTGCCTGGATGGTTCGTTTCGGGGGTACTCCAGCGGTTCGGATCGGTTGCTCTCGAGATGAGTATGCTCTTTTCGGGCGTGTTGCTTTCGGTCGTCCTCGGGGCGGCTGCCGTCGGCGGATACGCCCTCGGATCCCGTGCTCTGCCGTCTTATAACCGCCCTGTCGGCGTTTTCGTCGCCGCTGCCCTCGTCTTTTTCGGGGCGTTCGTGATCGTCGGTTCCGCCGCCGCGGTCGTCGCTCCCGCCGTCGTCGGCGGGGTCGTCGCGGCGTACTTTTTGCGTCGGACGCCCGGTTCCGGGGACGTCGATGTCGAGCGCCGATCGATCGTCCGCGCCGTCGGCGGCGTCGCGATGTTCAACGTCGTCGCACACGCCGCCGGGCTCCTCCGTCGCGATCAGACCCAGCGCGCCGAACGGGAGCTCCAACAGCGCGCCTCCCGGGTGCAGTCCGAACACATGCTCTCGGAGGCGGCGGCGGCCGGACTCGACGCCGAGGGCATCAAGCCGCTGATCGCGGAGATCGGCGAGTTCTACAAAGTCGACATCAACCCGAGTCCGCCCTCGGTCGACGCCGACGCCTGGAGCCTTTCGATCACCGGACTCGTCGACGAGGAACTCGAACTCTCCTACGAGGACGTTCTCGGCTACGACGTCGTCCACCGGTACAAGACGATTCGCTGTCTGAGCGACGGCATCGACGGCGACACGATGGATACGGCTGTCTGGACCGGTTGTCGGGTCGAGGACATCCTCGAGGCGGCCGGCACCAACGGCGAGTACGCGATGTTGAACGGCGCCGACGACTACTGGTACTCCCTGCCGCTATCCGACCTCGAGGACGCCGTGTTGGCCTACGGGATGAACGGCCTCGAGTTGCCGCAGGCCCACGGCTACCCGGTTCGGCTGCTCGTTCCGGACCGGTGGGGGAAGCTCCACGTCAAGTGGCTGACCGACATCGAGATCATCTCCGAAGACGAGAGCGGCTACTGGGAGGAGAAAGGCTGGCACGGGATGGGTCCGGTCAACGCGGTCACGAAGATCGACCGCATCAACCGCCCGTCCGGGCGGATACAGATCTGCGGGCACGCCTACGCCGGCGCACGCGGCGTCGAGGCCGTCGAGGTCTCGGTCGACGGCGGCGAGACCTGGAACGAAGCGACGTTGAGCCAGCCGCTTCCGGACCCGGACACCGAACGGCAGTGGGTCTACGAGTTCGAACCGGACCGCGACAGCCACGAGGTGTACGCGCGGACGATCGACGGCGAGGGGTCGGTGCAACCCGAAGAGCGGACCGAGCCGTACCCGAACGGTGCCACCGGGTGGGTTAGCCGAACGCTGCGCGCGGAGTGA
- a CDS encoding CcmD family protein, which produces MEPLLVFGYGTIFAALVVYVLHLRSRLSEAERRLEDIAASDRDS; this is translated from the coding sequence ATGGAACCGTTACTCGTCTTCGGCTACGGAACCATCTTCGCGGCGCTCGTCGTATACGTGCTGCACCTCCGCAGCCGGCTCTCGGAGGCCGAACGGCGCCTAGAGGATATCGCCGCCTCAGATCGCGACTCCTAG
- a CDS encoding cytochrome c biogenesis protein, translated as MNRYERSVVGLLRRVFRSSIPGYLTLLLGLASVGSVFGYASESMYGVAHGINRIAYWHVPIAVVGGIALTVTFLGCVLYLVTATRFWEQLAHASGEIGFVFVTLTLVTGSVWGRVIWNTWWDWSDIRLVTFLFIWFIYAGYLIIYSGAGGSGSVSRLASVYGVVGFITVPISYASTRLWTARLHSPSVGNPETEATITASVLLVSVIAVLSLYVYLLGSRVRVRELSARVDSLKHRTTTETQKPMGDD; from the coding sequence ATGAACCGGTACGAGCGTTCCGTCGTGGGGCTTCTGCGTCGGGTGTTCAGGAGTTCGATCCCCGGATATCTGACCCTGCTGTTGGGACTCGCGTCGGTCGGGTCGGTGTTCGGGTACGCCTCGGAGTCGATGTACGGCGTCGCCCACGGCATCAATCGCATCGCGTACTGGCACGTCCCGATAGCGGTCGTCGGCGGGATTGCGCTCACAGTTACGTTCCTCGGGTGCGTCCTCTATCTCGTGACCGCGACGCGGTTTTGGGAACAGCTCGCACACGCCTCGGGCGAGATCGGTTTCGTGTTCGTGACGCTGACGCTCGTGACGGGCAGCGTCTGGGGTCGCGTCATCTGGAACACCTGGTGGGACTGGTCCGATATCCGGCTCGTGACGTTCCTGTTCATCTGGTTCATCTATGCCGGCTACTTGATCATCTACTCCGGCGCTGGCGGGTCCGGATCGGTATCGCGGCTCGCGTCGGTGTACGGCGTCGTCGGGTTTATCACGGTCCCGATCTCGTACGCTTCGACGCGGCTGTGGACCGCTAGGCTTCACTCGCCGTCAGTCGGGAACCCCGAAACCGAGGCCACGATCACGGCTTCGGTACTGCTCGTCTCGGTGATTGCGGTGTTGTCGCTGTACGTCTACCTGCTGGGGAGCCGGGTCCGGGTCAGAGAGCTCTCCGCGAGAGTAGACTCGTTGAAACACCGGACAACGACGGAAACACAAAAACCGATGGGGGACGACTGA
- a CDS encoding universal stress protein, which translates to MYDSILLPTDGSERAAAALKHALGAVNAYDASLHVISVVDQRVVLAADAEDKSDVRSELAEEATEAVADLAARAEDDDVAVTTATPDGVPYREILSYADGSDIDLLTLGTHGRTGREKRLNLGSTTERVVKAADRPVLVVDIS; encoded by the coding sequence ATGTACGATTCGATCCTTTTGCCGACGGACGGTAGCGAACGCGCCGCCGCCGCCCTGAAGCACGCGCTCGGTGCCGTAAACGCCTACGACGCTTCCTTGCACGTCATCTCGGTCGTCGACCAGCGGGTCGTTCTCGCCGCCGACGCCGAAGACAAATCGGACGTCCGCTCCGAACTGGCCGAGGAAGCCACCGAAGCCGTCGCGGACCTGGCCGCCCGAGCCGAGGACGACGACGTCGCCGTCACCACTGCGACGCCGGACGGCGTCCCCTATCGGGAGATCCTCTCGTACGCCGATGGGTCCGATATCGACCTCCTCACGCTCGGCACCCACGGCCGAACCGGCCGGGAGAAACGGCTCAACCTCGGGAGCACGACCGAGCGCGTCGTCAAAGCGGCCGACCGACCGGTGCTCGTCGTCGATATCAGCTGA
- a CDS encoding fumarylacetoacetate hydrolase family protein, with protein sequence MKHARIETQDGVLEGEYDDGTVRTDEGTYEPTEYELLAPCEPSAFYCVGRNFGEKVEQMDYEVPEKPDFFIKPPVSLHAPETPIPYPSFTSELTYAGELAAVIGTECKNVSEEDVDDVVRGYTILNDLDCLDQERRTARKAFDSSGPLGPVIADIEPVGVEMTTHINGERRQEDNTENMFNKPRETISFLSERFTFEPGDVISFGSPANPGLLERGDEIEIHYEGIGTLRNTVE encoded by the coding sequence ATGAAGCACGCGCGGATCGAAACCCAAGATGGCGTTCTCGAGGGGGAGTACGACGACGGGACCGTCCGAACGGACGAGGGGACCTACGAGCCGACCGAGTACGAACTACTCGCGCCGTGTGAGCCGTCCGCCTTCTACTGTGTCGGCCGAAACTTCGGCGAGAAGGTCGAACAGATGGACTACGAGGTCCCGGAGAAACCGGACTTCTTCATCAAGCCGCCGGTCTCGCTGCACGCCCCCGAAACGCCGATTCCGTATCCGAGTTTCACCTCGGAGTTGACATACGCAGGGGAGCTCGCAGCGGTGATCGGGACCGAGTGTAAGAACGTCTCGGAGGAGGACGTCGACGACGTCGTCCGGGGCTATACGATCCTCAACGACCTCGACTGCCTCGACCAGGAGCGGCGGACGGCCCGCAAGGCGTTCGACTCGTCGGGACCGCTCGGTCCGGTCATCGCGGACATCGAGCCGGTCGGGGTGGAGATGACGACGCATATAAACGGCGAACGCCGCCAGGAGGACAACACCGAGAACATGTTCAACAAGCCACGCGAGACGATTTCGTTTCTCTCCGAACGGTTCACCTTCGAGCCGGGCGACGTGATCAGCTTCGGCAGCCCGGCGAACCCCGGCCTCCTCGAGCGTGGCGACGAGATCGAGATCCACTACGAGGGGATCGGGACGCTCAGAAACACCGTCGAGTAG
- a CDS encoding MmgE/PrpD family protein — protein MDTPDWIPFVGGPSRPAEPFLERAAGWAAALSYSDIPHPVRRAGRAQLTSGVGAALRTGTHPIGDRIRGSMESSGAETTVLGGGRTAPATAAVNNGVLASALEFDGSVLGGRTDASCVFVPLAYAEATGADGEELLVAQVAANEIAARLGAAVTTGSFAGPDAAWIHAAGAATGRAVIEDDSPDTLADALATALSEPPRPIERSALGADAGVWRPAAPIRTGLAAVESARSGIEGRTDLIEGDEGLLSGLCRRPAWGYLSGFGERWHTAALSVGLVPGSAYVAAATEAALEARGRFDRGRTTVRAVEVYGPHALCSMDAVANRYIEDSRTPIAAAVRSVRRATAEALVHGENTPQRVGARGGRGAIPRIAERVELTHEPALTIAALRSSVPEGIEFDGMGRAVAPKTARIVGARATLRHPSAVLGAGRRLADVPDPSKVERRIGARVVVRTADERAVEGRLERPSGVAGAPPAELRAVARRKCRESLEALGVSESVARSRTDRLSRIDEAPEVRLGWLFEGSASRRAGGDGNT, from the coding sequence ATGGACACCCCCGATTGGATTCCGTTCGTCGGCGGGCCGAGTCGGCCGGCGGAGCCGTTTCTCGAGCGCGCTGCAGGCTGGGCGGCAGCACTGTCCTACAGCGACATCCCTCACCCAGTCCGACGCGCCGGGAGAGCGCAGTTGACGAGCGGTGTCGGCGCCGCGCTCCGGACCGGAACGCACCCGATCGGCGACCGGATCCGGGGGTCGATGGAATCGTCGGGAGCGGAGACGACGGTTCTCGGCGGCGGGCGAACCGCCCCGGCGACCGCCGCCGTGAACAACGGCGTTCTCGCGTCGGCACTCGAGTTCGACGGGTCGGTCCTCGGCGGCCGAACGGACGCCAGTTGTGTGTTCGTCCCGCTGGCGTACGCCGAAGCCACGGGGGCCGACGGCGAGGAACTCCTCGTCGCGCAGGTCGCTGCGAACGAGATCGCAGCGCGGCTCGGCGCGGCGGTGACGACCGGATCGTTCGCCGGCCCCGATGCGGCCTGGATACACGCCGCCGGTGCGGCGACCGGACGTGCAGTGATCGAAGACGACAGTCCTGACACGCTCGCGGACGCACTCGCGACAGCGCTGTCCGAACCGCCACGACCGATCGAGCGGTCGGCGCTCGGAGCCGACGCCGGCGTCTGGCGGCCGGCGGCGCCGATCCGGACCGGGCTCGCCGCGGTCGAGAGCGCCCGGTCGGGAATCGAGGGACGGACAGATCTGATCGAGGGCGACGAGGGGTTGCTGTCCGGGCTCTGTCGTCGACCGGCGTGGGGGTATCTCTCTGGGTTCGGCGAGCGTTGGCACACCGCCGCACTGAGCGTCGGGCTCGTTCCAGGGAGCGCCTACGTGGCGGCAGCGACGGAGGCAGCTCTCGAGGCGAGGGGGCGTTTCGACCGCGGACGGACGACGGTCCGAGCGGTCGAAGTGTACGGTCCCCACGCGCTGTGCTCGATGGACGCGGTCGCGAATCGATACATCGAGGACAGTCGCACCCCAATCGCTGCGGCGGTTCGCTCGGTCCGTCGAGCGACGGCGGAGGCGCTCGTCCACGGGGAGAACACGCCACAGCGGGTCGGAGCCCGTGGCGGACGGGGCGCGATACCGCGGATCGCCGAGCGCGTCGAGCTTACCCACGAGCCCGCGCTGACGATCGCCGCGCTCCGATCGTCGGTTCCCGAGGGGATCGAGTTCGACGGGATGGGGCGAGCGGTCGCTCCGAAGACCGCCCGAATCGTCGGGGCGCGCGCGACGCTCAGACACCCATCGGCAGTGCTCGGAGCAGGACGACGGCTGGCCGACGTTCCGGACCCCTCGAAGGTCGAGCGGCGGATCGGCGCCCGTGTCGTCGTCCGGACGGCCGATGAGCGGGCCGTCGAGGGGCGCCTCGAGCGCCCGTCGGGCGTCGCCGGCGCACCGCCAGCCGAGCTCAGAGCGGTCGCCAGACGGAAGTGCCGTGAATCCCTCGAAGCGCTCGGAGTATCCGAGTCGGTGGCCCGGAGCCGGACCGATCGGCTGTCCCGGATCGACGAGGCGCCCGAGGTCCGCCTCGGGTGGCTGTTCGAGGGGAGTGCGAGCCGGCGCGCCGGCGGCGATGGCAACACGTAA
- a CDS encoding SOS response-associated peptidase produces the protein MCGRYSLFAPQTDLESRFGASFGDGFEPRYNATPGQTLPVITDEEPDKVRHLEWGLVPRWADDATESYINARSETVSEKPAFAEAYGKRRCLVPADGFYEWADTGDGKRPYRVAFEDDRPFAMAGLYERWTPETTQTGLGAFSGGGAEPEGVEPLETFTVLTTDPNAVVEPLHHRMAVILTPDSEAAWLEGESVSFEPAPADEFRAYPVSPAVNDPSNDRPELVRPVE, from the coding sequence ATGTGTGGCCGCTACAGTCTCTTCGCCCCGCAAACGGATCTCGAGTCGCGCTTCGGCGCGTCGTTCGGGGACGGCTTCGAGCCGCGGTACAACGCCACGCCGGGACAGACGCTTCCGGTGATTACCGACGAAGAGCCCGACAAGGTTCGTCACCTCGAGTGGGGGCTCGTTCCGCGGTGGGCCGACGACGCGACGGAGAGCTACATCAACGCTCGGTCCGAGACCGTCAGCGAGAAGCCAGCCTTCGCCGAGGCGTACGGGAAACGGCGCTGTCTCGTCCCGGCCGACGGCTTCTACGAGTGGGCCGACACCGGTGACGGCAAGCGGCCGTACCGCGTCGCCTTCGAGGACGATCGACCGTTCGCGATGGCGGGACTCTACGAACGCTGGACGCCCGAGACGACACAGACGGGGCTCGGCGCGTTCTCGGGCGGGGGTGCCGAACCGGAGGGCGTCGAACCGCTGGAGACGTTCACCGTGTTGACCACCGATCCCAACGCGGTCGTCGAACCGCTTCACCACCGGATGGCGGTGATTCTCACCCCCGACTCGGAGGCGGCGTGGCTGGAGGGCGAGAGCGTCTCGTTCGAACCCGCGCCCGCCGACGAGTTTCGCGCCTACCCGGTGTCGCCGGCTGTCAACGATCCCTCGAACGATCGCCCGGAACTCGTCCGTCCCGTCGAGTAG